In Arachis hypogaea cultivar Tifrunner chromosome 17, arahy.Tifrunner.gnm2.J5K5, whole genome shotgun sequence, a single window of DNA contains:
- the LOC112765987 gene encoding uncharacterized protein, with product MSESSLKTLGITVAILVCVVIWYLSVYYFLKKWKTVQVRPVNEHGGGDQEMAALNQHGHGHEEAALPENHPPHQEPHFGAIAQGEAQEHPPHHHEHLPLLLDANADSPRTDKVEPIQDRTLPPLDELKETTVTTGDEDARALGTFGYDAPEYAMSGKLNAKSALHSLGVVLQKLLAEHALTSGQQSLVSRVSKSYLLLLRMHAADHSN from the exons ATGTCGGAGTCATCACTGAAGACGTTAGGGATAACAGTAGCGATCCTGGTGTGTGTTGTGATCTGGTACTTGTCGGTATATTACTTTCTGAAAAAATGGAAAACAGTTCAAGTGCGTCCTGTGAATGAACACGGAGGCGGAGATCAAGAGATGGCTGCTCTGAATCAACACGGCCATGGCCACGAAGAGGCGGCTCTACCGGAGAATCATCCTCCTCACCAGGAACCTCACTTTGGCGCCATCGCCCAAGGAGAAGCTCAAGAACATCCTCCTCATCACCATGAACACCTTCCACTCCTTCTCGATG CGAATGCTGATTCTCCAAGAACTGATAAAGTTGAGCCGATTCAAGATCGAACTCTGCCACCGCTGGATGAACTGAAAGAAACTACGGTTACCACTGGGGATGAAGATGCCCGTGCCCTTGGAACCTTTGGTTACGATGCACCAGA ATATGCAATGAGTGGGAAATTGAATGCTAAGAGTGCTCTACATAGCTTGGGTGTTGTCCTTCAGAAGCTTTTGGCAGAGCATGCATTAACAAGTGGGCAGCAGAGCCTAGTTTCTAGGGTATCCAAATCGTATCTTCTACTATTGAGAATGCATGCAGCTGATCACAGTAATTGA